One window of the Anopheles cruzii chromosome 2, idAnoCruzAS_RS32_06, whole genome shotgun sequence genome contains the following:
- the LOC128267772 gene encoding dehydrodolichyl diphosphate synthase complex subunit Nus1 encodes MMHSHKTMATALNPLITAIWSLLHTLFTCTEWLAWLSRWCRQTVLQCLRIRSQFTGEKYHHFIRQSQTFVRQNMAQVTKVPVHLVVLLGLEEPDYRLLTQLIFWSHAAGIRYISFYDHNGVIKRNHEQMVRYVNAAQLDDADDIHWTSPPESEPRPGRSTPTTTTVSFYSPVDGKQGLVQLGRVVGESLRNRNLHISDVDIEFLNGRLQAAHHHIPDPDLALYFGDICSPYGLLPWQIRLTEFLSLALRLRDISVRHFMNCLLKFARCEQRFGT; translated from the exons ATGATGCACAGTCACAAAACGATGGCCACGGCCTTGAATCCTCTAATCACGGCCATCTGGAGCCTTCTGCACACTTTATTCACATGCACCGAATGGTTGGCGTGGCTGAGTCGCTGGTGCCGACAGACGGTGCTCCAGTGCCTACGTATTCGATCGCAGTTCACCGGGGAAAAGTATCATCACTTCATTCGACAGTCACAGACATTCGTGAGGCAAAACATGGCACAGGTCACGAAAGTCCCCGTGCATTTGGTGGTGCTTTTGGGTCTAGAAGAACCGGATTATCGGCTACTTACGCAGCTTATCTTTTGGTCACACGCGGCCGGTATCCGCTATATTAGCTTCTACGATCATAATG GGGTCATTAAGCGAAATCACGAGCAAATGGTGCGCTACGTGAACGCAGCTCAGCTGGATGATGCGGACGATATTCACTGGACGtcgccaccggaatcggaacccCGCCCTGGGCGATcaacgccgacgacgacgacggtatcGTTCTACTCGCCGGTCGACGGCAAACAAGGCCTGGTGCAGCTGGGTCGCGTGGTTGGAGAGTCCCTGCGCAACCGGAATCTGCACATCTCGGATGTGGACATCGAGTTTCTGAACGGTCGCCTACAAGCCGCTCATCATCACATTCCGGATCCCGATCTGGCGCTGTACTTCGGGGACATCTGCTCACCGTACGGCCTGCTACCGTGGCAGATCCGGTTGACGGAATTTTTGTCCcttgcgttgcgtttgcgGGACATTAGCGTGCGGCATTTTATGAATTGTTTGCTAAAATTTGCCCGATGCGAGCAACGGTTTGGAACGTAG
- the LOC128267755 gene encoding choline transporter-like 1 isoform X2 has product MGCFESKSDQPAQPATVRGHTDIFWLILYVVFWIALIVIAIFSFIYGNPLRIINGYDSFGNTCGVDSNEKYSNIPLSGMNTADKPYLFFLDVKELRHTLTVCVKECPRRELTNAAELYRYHEETFTKLCRYDFNMTFLLTPEASGPKYFDYTGPCPPLPVYQSAPVLHRCIPTGANAPLQQVKKMYALINSWEATQQVFSDLYKAWPTIVLVCALSLVFSIVIIAMLHWLAAIVSWLICIFVVIASIGITAVLWWSYYRTKHTLDTDQQLSYLEELVRNETTIYVLAIAATFIMIILLVLVYYLREKLTGLAALFEEAGKCMLQLPGLAGPPLLAFLALVVFLAFWVSVVICLATANYPGLKPLLSPITQLEENSSLTNDTKLKPELLVEYHEANVLRHMLWIYIIGLIWTSEFIFACQQLAIAGAVAFWYFRKPTDTPVLHAIAKLVKYHLGSVAKGSLIITIFKIPRLILTYLYAKLKRHQQEGSECASCCLRCCICSFWLLEKFIRYLNHNAYTVIAIEGVNFCPAAKIAWNALVTNALQVATINGIGDLVLFLGKLAVAALCGLISILLLRDNADLHFYMAPVIIITVFAFFVAHIMLSLYEMVVDTLFLCVCEDRTINGNSGRWKESNLARLLGEMPEMDAVEAPMQEVALTPITKQPFSAAQFLQAEMDNSKA; this is encoded by the exons ATGGGGTGCTTCGAGAGCAAGTCGGATCAACCCGCCCAGCCGGCAACGGTTCGGGGCCATACCGATATCTTCTGGTTGATCCTATACGTCGTGTTCTGGATAGCGTTG ATCGTGATTGCCATCTTTTCCTTCATCTACGGAAATCCGCTTCGCATCATCAACGGGTACGATTCGTTCGGCAACACGTGCGGTGTCGACAGCAATGAGAAGTACTCCAACATTCCACTGTCCGGCATGAATACGGCCGACAAGCCGTATCTGTTCTTCCTGGACGTGAAAGAACTACGCCATACGCTAACGGTTTGCGTGAAAGAGTGTCCCCGGCGGGAGTTAACCAACGCGGCGGAACTGTACCGGTACCATGAGGAGACCTTCACCAAGCTCTGTCGTTACGATTTCAACATGACCTTCCTCCTGACGCCGGAAGCGAGTGGACCAAAGTATTTCGACTACACCGGACCCTGTCCACCGTTACCCGTGTACCAATCGGCCCCGGTACTGCACCGTTGCATCCCGACCGGTGCCAACGCGCCCCTGCAACAGGTCAAAAAGATGTACGCCCTGATCAACTCCTGGGAAGCGACCCAACAGGTGTTTAGCGATCTCTACAAAGCCTGGCCCACGATCGTGCTCGTCTGTGCGCTCAGTCTCGTCTTTTCGATCGTCATCATTGCGATGCTCCATTGGCTCGCCGCGATCGTGTCGTGGCTCATTTGCATCTTCGTGGTCATCGCCAGTATCGGCATTACGGCGGTTCTTTGGTGGAGTTACTACCGcacgaaacacacactcgATACAGACCAGCAGCTGTCGTACCTGGAAGAGCTAGTGCGCAACGAAACGACGATCTACGTACTGGCGATCGCCGCCACCTTCATCATGATCATCCTGCTCGTGCTGGTGTACTATCTGCGCGAAAAACTAACCGGGCTAGCGGCACTGTTTGAGGAAGCGGGCAAGTGTATGCTGCAGCTACCGGGCCTGGCCGGCCCACCGCTACTAGCGTTCCTTGCGCTGGTCGTCTTCCTAGCATTCTGGGTCTCCGTAGTCATCTGTCTGGCTACGGCAAACTATCCCGGGCTGAAGCCTCTACTAAGCCCGATAACGCAACTCGAAGAGAACTCCTCGCTCACGAACGACACCAAGCTGAAGCCGGAATTG TTGGTCGAGTATCACGAGGCGAACGTCCTGCGGCACATGCTGTGGATCTACATCATCGGACTGATCTGGACCAGCGAGTTCATCTTTGCCTGCCAGCAACTCGCCATAGCCGGTGCCGTCGCCTTCTGGTACTTCCGCAAGCCGACCGACACGCCCGTGCTGCACGCGATCGCCAAGCTGGTCAAGTATCACCTCGGATCCGTCGCCAAAGGTTCGCTGATCATTACGATCTTCAAAATTCCGCGCCTCATCCTGACGTACCTCTACGCCAA ATTGAAACGCCACCAGCAGGAGGGCTCGGAGTGTGCCAGCTGCTGTCTGCGGTGTTGCATCTGTAGCTTTTGGTTGCTGGAAAAGTTCATTCGCTACCTCAACCACAACGCGTACACCGTGATCGCGATCGAGGGTGTTAACTTTTGCCCGGCGGCCAAGATC GCCTGGAATGCCCTGGTGACGAACGCACTGCAAGTGGCCACCATCAACGGGATCGGCGATTTGGTACTGTTTCTGGGCAAACTGGCCGTGGCGGCCCTCTGTGGGCTGATCAGtattctgctgctgcgtgacAATGCCGATCTCCACTTCTATATGGCGCCGGTGATCATTATTACCGTGTTTGCGTTCTTCGTTGCCCACATCATGCTGTCGCTGTACGAG ATGGTAGTCGATACGCTGTTCCTGTGCGTGTGCGAAGATCGCACCATCAACGGGAACAGTGGCCGCTGGAAGGAGAGCAATCTGGCCCGGCTGCTCGGTGAAATGCCCGAAATGGATGCTGTCGAGGCGCCCATGCAAGAGGTAGCGCTGACGCCCATCACGAAGCAACCGTTCTCTGCGGCCCAGTTCTTGCAGGCTGAGATGGACAACAGTAAGGCTTAG
- the LOC128267755 gene encoding choline transporter-like 1 isoform X1, with translation MGCFESKSDQPAQPATVRGHTDIFWLILYVVFWIALIVIAIFSFIYGNPLRIINGYDSFGNTCGVDSNEKYSNIPLSGMNTADKPYLFFLDVKELRHTLTVCVKECPRRELTNAAELYRYHEETFTKLCRYDFNMTFLLTPEASGPKYFDYTGPCPPLPVYQSAPVLHRCIPTGANAPLQQVKKMYALINSWEATQQVFSDLYKAWPTIVLVCALSLVFSIVIIAMLHWLAAIVSWLICIFVVIASIGITAVLWWSYYRTKHTLDTDQQLSYLEELVRNETTIYVLAIAATFIMIILLVLVYYLREKLTGLAALFEEAGKCMLQLPGLAGPPLLAFLALVVFLAFWVSVVICLATANYPGLKPLLSPITQLEENSSLTNDTKLKPELAGKNDTNFKSFKLVEYHEANVLRHMLWIYIIGLIWTSEFIFACQQLAIAGAVAFWYFRKPTDTPVLHAIAKLVKYHLGSVAKGSLIITIFKIPRLILTYLYAKLKRHQQEGSECASCCLRCCICSFWLLEKFIRYLNHNAYTVIAIEGVNFCPAAKIAWNALVTNALQVATINGIGDLVLFLGKLAVAALCGLISILLLRDNADLHFYMAPVIIITVFAFFVAHIMLSLYEMVVDTLFLCVCEDRTINGNSGRWKESNLARLLGEMPEMDAVEAPMQEVALTPITKQPFSAAQFLQAEMDNSKA, from the exons ATGGGGTGCTTCGAGAGCAAGTCGGATCAACCCGCCCAGCCGGCAACGGTTCGGGGCCATACCGATATCTTCTGGTTGATCCTATACGTCGTGTTCTGGATAGCGTTG ATCGTGATTGCCATCTTTTCCTTCATCTACGGAAATCCGCTTCGCATCATCAACGGGTACGATTCGTTCGGCAACACGTGCGGTGTCGACAGCAATGAGAAGTACTCCAACATTCCACTGTCCGGCATGAATACGGCCGACAAGCCGTATCTGTTCTTCCTGGACGTGAAAGAACTACGCCATACGCTAACGGTTTGCGTGAAAGAGTGTCCCCGGCGGGAGTTAACCAACGCGGCGGAACTGTACCGGTACCATGAGGAGACCTTCACCAAGCTCTGTCGTTACGATTTCAACATGACCTTCCTCCTGACGCCGGAAGCGAGTGGACCAAAGTATTTCGACTACACCGGACCCTGTCCACCGTTACCCGTGTACCAATCGGCCCCGGTACTGCACCGTTGCATCCCGACCGGTGCCAACGCGCCCCTGCAACAGGTCAAAAAGATGTACGCCCTGATCAACTCCTGGGAAGCGACCCAACAGGTGTTTAGCGATCTCTACAAAGCCTGGCCCACGATCGTGCTCGTCTGTGCGCTCAGTCTCGTCTTTTCGATCGTCATCATTGCGATGCTCCATTGGCTCGCCGCGATCGTGTCGTGGCTCATTTGCATCTTCGTGGTCATCGCCAGTATCGGCATTACGGCGGTTCTTTGGTGGAGTTACTACCGcacgaaacacacactcgATACAGACCAGCAGCTGTCGTACCTGGAAGAGCTAGTGCGCAACGAAACGACGATCTACGTACTGGCGATCGCCGCCACCTTCATCATGATCATCCTGCTCGTGCTGGTGTACTATCTGCGCGAAAAACTAACCGGGCTAGCGGCACTGTTTGAGGAAGCGGGCAAGTGTATGCTGCAGCTACCGGGCCTGGCCGGCCCACCGCTACTAGCGTTCCTTGCGCTGGTCGTCTTCCTAGCATTCTGGGTCTCCGTAGTCATCTGTCTGGCTACGGCAAACTATCCCGGGCTGAAGCCTCTACTAAGCCCGATAACGCAACTCGAAGAGAACTCCTCGCTCACGAACGACACCAAGCTGAAGCCGGAATTGGCCGGCAAGAACGATACAAACTTCAAGT CCTTCAAGTTGGTCGAGTATCACGAGGCGAACGTCCTGCGGCACATGCTGTGGATCTACATCATCGGACTGATCTGGACCAGCGAGTTCATCTTTGCCTGCCAGCAACTCGCCATAGCCGGTGCCGTCGCCTTCTGGTACTTCCGCAAGCCGACCGACACGCCCGTGCTGCACGCGATCGCCAAGCTGGTCAAGTATCACCTCGGATCCGTCGCCAAAGGTTCGCTGATCATTACGATCTTCAAAATTCCGCGCCTCATCCTGACGTACCTCTACGCCAA ATTGAAACGCCACCAGCAGGAGGGCTCGGAGTGTGCCAGCTGCTGTCTGCGGTGTTGCATCTGTAGCTTTTGGTTGCTGGAAAAGTTCATTCGCTACCTCAACCACAACGCGTACACCGTGATCGCGATCGAGGGTGTTAACTTTTGCCCGGCGGCCAAGATC GCCTGGAATGCCCTGGTGACGAACGCACTGCAAGTGGCCACCATCAACGGGATCGGCGATTTGGTACTGTTTCTGGGCAAACTGGCCGTGGCGGCCCTCTGTGGGCTGATCAGtattctgctgctgcgtgacAATGCCGATCTCCACTTCTATATGGCGCCGGTGATCATTATTACCGTGTTTGCGTTCTTCGTTGCCCACATCATGCTGTCGCTGTACGAG ATGGTAGTCGATACGCTGTTCCTGTGCGTGTGCGAAGATCGCACCATCAACGGGAACAGTGGCCGCTGGAAGGAGAGCAATCTGGCCCGGCTGCTCGGTGAAATGCCCGAAATGGATGCTGTCGAGGCGCCCATGCAAGAGGTAGCGCTGACGCCCATCACGAAGCAACCGTTCTCTGCGGCCCAGTTCTTGCAGGCTGAGATGGACAACAGTAAGGCTTAG
- the LOC128267773 gene encoding zinc finger matrin-type protein 2 produces MSLRPDDHRRKWDRKEYERLAQERILSKDGKVQEDEEPITKELLKQREYKVDLDSKLGKSMVINKSTPSSQSGGYYCNVCDCVVKDSINFLDHINGKKHQRNLGMSMKVERSSLDQVKERFKINKKKTEEKKKDYELESRVREAKEEEDRYREYKREKRKDRKRKHDGGGDDEDELDGGSSEMAAIMGFAGFGGSKKN; encoded by the exons ATGTCCTTGCGACCGGACGACCACCGTCGGAAGTGGGACAGAAAGGAGTACGAGCGGTTGGCCCAGGAACGAATCCTTTCGAAGGATGGCAAGGTACAGGAAGATGAAG AACCGATCACGAAGGAGCTGCTCAAGCAGCGCGAATACAAAGTCGATCTGGACAGCAAGCTGGGCAAGAGCATGGTCATCAACAAGAGCACACCGTCGTCGCAGTCGGGCGGCTACTACTGCAACGTTTGCGACTGTGTGGTGAAGGACTCGATCAACTTTCTCGACCACATTAACGGCAAAAAGCACCAGCGGAACCTGGGCATGTCGATGAAGGTGGAGCGCAGTTCACTCGATCAGGTGAAGGAGCGGTTCAAGATCAACAAGAAGAAGACcgaggagaaaaagaaagactACGAGCTGGAGTCGCGGGTCCGCGAGGCGAAGGAAGAGGAAGATCGGTACCGAGAGTACAAGCGGGAGAAGAGAAAAGACCGCAAACGGAAGCACGACGGTGGCGGggacgatgaggacgagcTGGACGGGGGCAGCTCGGAGATGGCCGCCATTATGGGGTTTGCCGGGTTCGGTGggtcgaagaaaaattga